The Carettochelys insculpta isolate YL-2023 chromosome 18, ASM3395843v1, whole genome shotgun sequence genome window below encodes:
- the YPEL1 gene encoding protein yippee-like 1, with protein sequence MVKMTKSKTFQAYLPNCHRTYSCIHCRAHLANHDELISKSFQGSQGRAYLFNSVVNVGCGPAEERVLLTGLHAVADIYCENCKTTLGWKYEHAFESSQKYKEGKFIIELAHMIKDNGWE encoded by the exons ATGGTAAAAATGACAAAATCAAAAACATTCCAGGCTTACCTTCCAAACTGCCACCGAACCTACAGCTGTATCCACTGCAGAGCCCACCTAGCCAATCATGATGAATTGATTTCCAAG tctttTCAGGGAAGCCAGGGAAGAGCCTACCTCTTTAACTCTGT GGTAAATGTGGGCTGTGGGCCAGCAGAGGAGAGAGTTCTTTTGACAGGTTTACATGCTGTAGCAGATATCTATTGTGAAAACTGTAAAACCACTCTTGGATGGAAATAT GAACATGCATTTGAGAGCAGTCAGAAATACAAAGAAGGAAAATTTATCATTGAACTTGCACATATGATCAAAGACAATGGCTGGGAGTAA